The Streptococcus sp. S5 genome contains a region encoding:
- a CDS encoding Wzz/FepE/Etk N-terminal domain-containing protein, which produces MNNQENQAVEIDVFAMLKTLWKRKFSIVLVALVFAIAAFGYSAFLAKKEYQSTSRIYVVSRQNQDNNALTNSDLQAGSYLVKDYREIILSQNVLSQAIEELKLDMTPAELSKKISVSVPTDTRILSITAKDGNPKEAARIANGLRNVAAEKIIAVTKVSDVTTLDEAEVPQSPSSPNIRRNVLLGFIAGAGLMVVLMVVVEVLDDRVKRPEDIEELMGLTLLGIVPDMKKL; this is translated from the coding sequence ATGAACAATCAAGAAAATCAAGCAGTGGAAATTGATGTTTTCGCTATGCTGAAGACCCTATGGAAACGCAAGTTTTCGATCGTTTTGGTCGCTCTTGTCTTTGCCATTGCAGCATTTGGCTACAGTGCCTTTTTAGCCAAGAAAGAATACCAAAGTACTAGCCGGATCTACGTGGTCAGTCGTCAAAACCAAGACAACAATGCCTTGACAAACTCTGATTTGCAGGCGGGTTCTTACTTGGTGAAAGACTACCGTGAAATCATTCTTTCTCAAAATGTCTTGAGCCAAGCCATCGAAGAATTGAAACTCGATATGACACCTGCTGAGTTGTCGAAAAAGATCAGTGTATCCGTTCCAACAGATACTCGTATCCTTTCGATTACGGCTAAGGACGGAAATCCAAAAGAGGCAGCTCGTATTGCCAATGGCCTTCGGAATGTAGCAGCTGAAAAGATCATTGCTGTGACCAAGGTGTCAGATGTTACGACCTTGGATGAAGCAGAAGTGCCTCAATCACCTTCTTCACCAAATATCCGACGCAATGTCCTTCTTGGCTTCATTGCTGGAGCAGGCCTCATGGTGGTTCTCATGGTCGTAGTAGAAGTCTTGGACGATCGTGTCAAGAGACCAGAAGATATCGAAGAGTTGATGGGCTTAACCTTACTTGGTATTGTGCCAGATATGAAGAAACTGTAG
- a CDS encoding tyrosine-protein kinase, with translation MNTLEISKNKLQEIRKAEEYFNALATNIQLSGVDLKVIAISSVQENEGKSTTSTNLAVAFARAGYKTLLVDCDIRNSVMTGIFRSRDKIQGLTDFLSGRSQLDQILYATDFPNLDIIESGQVAPNPTGLLQSKNFTVMMDALREHFDYIIVDTPPIGVVIDAAIIAQRCDGTVLITESGANGRKAVQKAKDQLEQTGTPFLGVVLNKFNIKAAEYGSYGGYGSYGEYGKK, from the coding sequence ATGAATACGTTAGAAATTTCAAAAAATAAATTACAAGAAATTCGGAAGGCAGAAGAATACTTCAATGCCCTTGCGACGAATATCCAATTGAGTGGGGTGGACTTAAAAGTCATCGCTATCTCATCTGTTCAAGAAAATGAAGGGAAATCAACCACTTCAACCAACTTGGCCGTTGCCTTTGCGCGTGCGGGTTACAAGACCCTCTTGGTCGACTGTGATATCCGGAACTCTGTCATGACAGGGATTTTCCGTAGTCGGGATAAGATCCAAGGCTTGACTGACTTCTTATCTGGTCGTAGCCAATTGGACCAAATCTTGTATGCGACTGATTTTCCAAACTTGGATATCATCGAGTCTGGACAGGTCGCGCCAAACCCAACAGGTCTCTTGCAAAGCAAGAACTTCACTGTCATGATGGATGCCTTGCGTGAGCATTTTGACTACATCATTGTCGATACGCCTCCAATCGGGGTCGTGATCGATGCGGCCATTATCGCCCAACGCTGTGATGGAACTGTCTTGATCACAGAATCTGGTGCCAATGGACGCAAGGCTGTCCAAAAGGCCAAGGACCAATTAGAACAAACAGGCACACCTTTCTTGGGAGTGGTGCTTAATAAATTTAACATTAAAGCTGCTGAGTATGGTTCATACGGTGGATATGGATCTTACGGAGAGTACGGGAAAAAGTAA